AATTCCGGCCATATTTCATCTTGCCCCAAATACTCAAAGCGCAGCCGTTGCCGCTGTCTGCGCCATAGCCATGTCGCGCGCCATACGCAAGGCAGCGATCAAACTGTCGGGCTTGGCAATGTCCTTACCGGCGATATCGAACGCCGTGCCATGATCGGGCGAAGTCCTAATGAAAGGCAAACCCAAGGTTACGTTTACACCACGGTCAAAATCCAACGTCTTGATCGGGATTAAAGCCTGATCATGATACATGCAGACGGCCACATCATAGGCAGCACGGGCACGGGCATGAAACATCGTGTCGGCGGGCAGGGGGCCAGTGATCGCCATTCCCTCCTTGGCCAGTTTTTCGACAAGGGGCGCGATGATCTGATCGTCCTCATGTCCCATCGCCCCACCTTCGCCAGCATGCGGGTTGAGGCCCGAGACAGCCACACGCGGCGACGCAACGCCAAACTTATTTCTAAGGTCGTTGACGGTGATCCGGATCGTCTCTTCCAAGAGTTCAGAGGTCAGGGTCTGCGCGACATCCTGCAGAGGAATGTGGATCGTTGTCGGCACCACGCGCAGCTGATCGCAGGCCAGCATCATGACCACTCGATCCGCGCCCGCCAGATGCGCCAGAAATTCCGTATGGCCAGGAAAGGCAAACCCCGCGCCGTCCTTCAGTGCTTTCTTATGAATTGGAGCCGTGCAGACCGCGCTTGCCGCGCCTGAGCGCGTTAGCGACACCGCGCGTTCTATGGCTTCGATCACGCCCAGTGCATTCTTGGGATCCGCACTCCCGAGGCGCGCATCGCCTGCAAAGGAATGGCTAAGCACAGGTAAATGCGTCTCGATCACGCGGTCGACGTCTGACGGGTCCGCGATCTCTTTAAAAGGCACGCGTCCGGAAAGATGCCGGGGATCGGCGATCAGAAAGAAAGGCAGCTCGGTGCGCAAGACCTCCCAGGCTCGTTCAGCCAACTCCAACCCAACCCCGCCGGGTTCTCCGCAGGTTAGGGCAATCGGCGCGATGTTTTGGGTCATTGCTGAACGATCACCGCTTCAGAGCGCAACTGATCAAGATAGCCTTCCGCGTAGGAATTCAAA
This is a stretch of genomic DNA from Cognatishimia activa. It encodes these proteins:
- the pdxA gene encoding 4-hydroxythreonine-4-phosphate dehydrogenase PdxA gives rise to the protein MTQNIAPIALTCGEPGGVGLELAERAWEVLRTELPFFLIADPRHLSGRVPFKEIADPSDVDRVIETHLPVLSHSFAGDARLGSADPKNALGVIEAIERAVSLTRSGAASAVCTAPIHKKALKDGAGFAFPGHTEFLAHLAGADRVVMMLACDQLRVVPTTIHIPLQDVAQTLTSELLEETIRITVNDLRNKFGVASPRVAVSGLNPHAGEGGAMGHEDDQIIAPLVEKLAKEGMAITGPLPADTMFHARARAAYDVAVCMYHDQALIPIKTLDFDRGVNVTLGLPFIRTSPDHGTAFDIAGKDIAKPDSLIAALRMARDMAMAQTAATAAL